The DNA segment GCCCGAGCCGTCGCGACGGCCCTCGGCCGGCGGCAGGTCGACCGGCGTACCGGCCTCACTCATCGCCCGTGCCGGGGCCTTCCCGGCCCAGGCCAGCAGCAGCCTGTCCTCGCCCTTGAGGAAGCGGTGGCAGCGAACGCCGCCGGTGGCCCGGCCCTTGGCCGGATACTCGGCGAACGGGGTCACCTTCACGCTGCCGGCCTCGGTGCCCGGCAGGGCATCGGCCGATCCGGCGGTCGTCACCAGCACCGACTCGTCGGGGACCACGGCACCGAACCAGATGACCTGGGCCTTGGCGCCCAGTTTGATCCCGGCCACACCACCGCCGGACCGGCCCTGCGGCCGTACCGCGGAGGCGGCGAAATGCAGCAACGAGCCCTCACTGGTGACGAAGGCCAGTTGCCGGGTGTCGTCGGCCAGTTGGACCGCGCCGACCACCCGGTCACCGTCGGCGAGCCGGATCAAATCCCACGATTCCTTGCCCAGCACCTCCGGCTGCACCCGCTTCACCACACCGTGGGCGGTGCCCAGTGCCAGACCCGCGGCGTCCTCGGCGAGTGAGGCGAGGGCGATCACCTGTTCGTCACGCTCGAGGGAGACCAGTTCGGTGATCGGGGTGCCGCCCTGCAGATTCGGCGGACCGGCGGTCGGTGGCAGGGTCGGCAGGTCCAGCGCACTCAGCCGCAGCATCCGGCCGGCGCTGGTGACCACGCCGAAGTCGGCCCGGGCGGTGGTGGCGATCACCGAACCGATGACATCGTGATTGGCCCGGTCCTCACCGGTGGCGAGCGGCTCGGCATCGGTCGTCCGGGCGATCAGGCCACCGGGGGTCAACAACACGTGACAGGGATCGTCGGCGATCTCCAGCTCGGTCGTGGCAGCCGTCGGTCGGGCGGCCGAGGAGGCCAACAAGACCGTCCGCCGCGGCGTACCGAACTTCTTGGCGATCTCGGCCAGTTCGTCACCGACCACCGCGCGCAACCGGTCGGGATCGTCGATGATCTCGCCGAGGTCGGCGATCCGTTGCCGCAGGTCGTCCCGCTCGGCCTCCAGCTCGATCCGGCTGTACTTGGTCAACCGCCGCAACTGCATGTCCAGGATGTAGTTGGCCTGGGTCTCGGTCAGTTCGAAGACCTCGATCAACTTCTCCCGGGCCTGGGCGGAATCGTCGGCGCCGCGGATGATCGCGATCACGTCGTCGATGTCGACGATCGCGATCAACAGCCCGTCGACCAGGTGCAACCGGTCCAGTGCCTTGTCCC comes from the Naumannella halotolerans genome and includes:
- a CDS encoding DNA gyrase/topoisomerase IV subunit A → MARKTTTADDDFTERVLDVDVSSEMQTSFLEYAYSVIYSRALPDARDGLKPVQRRILFSMDDMNLRPDRGYVKCARVVGEVMGKLHPHSDVSIYDALVRMAQPWVMRVPMVDPHGNFGSPDAGPAAMRYTECRMATPTVAMTEELDQNTVDFKPNYDGKGTEPIVLPAAIPNLLVNGASGIAVGMATNMPPHNLVEVVQALRHLLKHPNAQLDTLMKYVPGPDLPTGGKIIGLSGIAEAYETGRGAFKIRATARIEQTSARRKGIVVTELPYTVGAEKIIEQIKTLVQGKRLQGIADVKDLGDLQNPTRLVIEVKNGFNPEAILDALYAKTKLEDSFSINNVALVEGQPRTLSLRDLLQVFLDHRLEVVLRRTTFARDKALDRLHLVDGLLIAIVDIDDVIAIIRGADDSAQAREKLIEVFELTETQANYILDMQLRRLTKYSRIELEAERDDLRQRIADLGEIIDDPDRLRAVVGDELAEIAKKFGTPRRTVLLASSAARPTAATTELEIADDPCHVLLTPGGLIARTTDAEPLATGEDRANHDVIGSVIATTARADFGVVTSAGRMLRLSALDLPTLPPTAGPPNLQGGTPITELVSLERDEQVIALASLAEDAAGLALGTAHGVVKRVQPEVLGKESWDLIRLADGDRVVGAVQLADDTRQLAFVTSEGSLLHFAASAVRPQGRSGGGVAGIKLGAKAQVIWFGAVVPDESVLVTTAGSADALPGTEAGSVKVTPFAEYPAKGRATGGVRCHRFLKGEDRLLLAWAGKAPARAMSEAGTPVDLPPAEGRRDGSGTPAAAPIAGLGPGMLG